In Bordetella genomosp. 11, the sequence TCTTTGCAATTCGCTGTCCGCTGCCATTAGACCCTCCGCGCGGTCGAGCTGCCGAACAGGCCTTGCGGCACCGCCAGCAGCACGACGATGAACAGCACGAAGACCGCGATCGACGCGAACACGCCGCCCACCGTGAAATTGGCGGCTTGCTGGAACAGGCCCAGCGCCAGCCCGCCGACCAGGGCGCCGCGGTTATTGCCCAGGCCGCCCAGCGCCACCGGGACGAAGCCGTAGAAATTCAGCAGCGTGCCGTTGGCGAAGAAGGCCAGCATCAATTGGCCGCTGGCGAAGCCGGCAATGCCGCCGATGACAGCCGCCAGCACGTAGCTCCATACGCGCAGGCGCCGTTCCGGCAGGCCCAGGGCGCGCGCCGCGAAATTGTCTTCCGCCACCGCCAGGAAGGCCATGCCCACCAGCGTTCGGCGGTACAGGTATTCCAGGCCCAGCACCACCAGGGCGCAGGCGACGACCGGCAGCCAGAACTTCTCGTCCGTGACCCCCGACCCCAGGCCGAACAGGCGCGGAAACGGCTGAGGTTCCGTGCCCCAGCCGATGGCGGTGACCTGCTGCACCATCAACGCCAGCGCCAGCGTGGACAACACGTACAGGTGCTGATCCAGGCTCTTGAGGACCGGCCGCACCGCGACCAGCTCGGTGATCACGCCCATCACCGCGCAGCCCGCGAGCGTCGCGATGAATCCCAGCCAGGGCGGCAGGCCCAGCTTCAGGATGAACAGCGAACCCAGCACGCCGCCCAGCATGCCCAGCTGCCCCGCCGTGAAGCTCATGACCCGCGAGGTGGCGAACATGGTGTTGTAGGTGATGCCGATGAGCGCGTAGACCGCGCCCATCGCCAGGCCGGATGCGATGATGGAAGCGAACATCGTGCGTCCTCCGCGTCAGGCGTAGCCGGGCGCCAGTGCGAAAGTGCCATGCTTGGCGGAATTGGCGGCCGACATGACCACGTCGGCGGTCGGATAGCCGTTGTGCTGCTCGGGCGTGTAGCTGTAGTTGCCGAAGTAGCCCGGATACGGGTTCAGGCTGTTCCAGTAGGCGATGATTTCCTTGGACGATGCCCCGCTTTCCTGCACGGCCTTGGCCACCATATGCACCGCGTCGT encodes:
- a CDS encoding branched-chain amino acid ABC transporter permease — its product is MFASIIASGLAMGAVYALIGITYNTMFATSRVMSFTAGQLGMLGGVLGSLFILKLGLPPWLGFIATLAGCAVMGVITELVAVRPVLKSLDQHLYVLSTLALALMVQQVTAIGWGTEPQPFPRLFGLGSGVTDEKFWLPVVACALVVLGLEYLYRRTLVGMAFLAVAEDNFAARALGLPERRLRVWSYVLAAVIGGIAGFASGQLMLAFFANGTLLNFYGFVPVALGGLGNNRGALVGGLALGLFQQAANFTVGGVFASIAVFVLFIVVLLAVPQGLFGSSTARRV